A single genomic interval of Oceanithermus profundus DSM 14977 harbors:
- a CDS encoding CBS and ACT domain-containing protein, with product MLVRDVMHSPVITISTGATLEEANALMWEQGIRHLPVVEGGRIVGIITDRDVRLATSELSPMPFTPQARVEEVMTTPVLTADPLDPVEEAARVMRDRKIGCLPVVDGRELVGIITGIDLLDALVALTGARLPSGRVEVRLPDRPGKLAKLAAFFAERGVNIHSLLTYPDEPGWVRNVLRVGSLETRKLADELRAAGFEVLWPPEKPWSR from the coding sequence ATGCTCGTACGCGATGTGATGCACTCCCCGGTGATCACCATCTCCACCGGGGCCACGCTCGAAGAAGCCAACGCCCTGATGTGGGAGCAGGGCATCCGCCACCTGCCCGTCGTCGAGGGCGGGCGGATCGTCGGCATCATTACCGACCGCGACGTGCGGCTCGCGACCAGCGAGCTCTCGCCCATGCCCTTCACCCCTCAGGCGCGGGTCGAGGAGGTGATGACCACCCCGGTGCTCACCGCCGACCCGCTCGACCCCGTCGAGGAAGCCGCGCGGGTCATGCGCGACCGCAAGATCGGCTGCCTGCCGGTGGTGGACGGCCGTGAGCTGGTCGGCATCATCACCGGCATCGATCTGCTCGACGCGCTGGTGGCGCTCACCGGGGCGCGGCTGCCCAGCGGCCGCGTCGAGGTCCGCCTGCCCGACCGGCCCGGGAAGCTGGCCAAGCTGGCCGCTTTCTTCGCCGAGCGGGGCGTGAACATCCACTCCCTGCTCACCTACCCCGACGAACCCGGTTGGGTGCGCAACGTGCTGCGCGTGGGAAGCCTGGAAACCCGCAAGCTCGCCGACGAACTGCGGGCCGCGGGGTTCGAGGTGCTCTGGCCGCCCGAAAAACCATGGTCCCGGTAG
- a CDS encoding TetR/AcrR family transcriptional regulator, translating into MQGLRERQKQRRRERILRTAVELFKERGFQQTTAVDIAKASHVSRGTFFNYYPYKEAVLLDYGAELLELAWGEAKAALENGVPPVEVLEAFWNRLAELSEQELGRELLSHLAYELVNPDPERAHAAYEALPLAQFVAEILRPLARAGRLRTDLSLDRMANSIADAFLLAVLRWAGHTPDRSLAGELQKFLTIVLEGVLARP; encoded by the coding sequence ATGCAGGGCCTTCGGGAACGCCAAAAACAGCGCCGCCGCGAGCGGATCCTGCGCACCGCCGTCGAGCTCTTCAAGGAGCGCGGGTTTCAGCAGACCACCGCGGTGGACATCGCCAAGGCCAGCCACGTCTCCCGCGGCACCTTCTTCAACTACTACCCCTACAAGGAGGCGGTGCTGCTCGACTACGGCGCCGAACTGCTGGAGCTCGCCTGGGGCGAGGCCAAGGCCGCCCTCGAGAACGGCGTCCCACCGGTGGAGGTGCTCGAGGCCTTCTGGAACCGCCTGGCCGAGCTGAGCGAACAGGAGCTGGGGCGCGAGCTGCTCTCGCACCTGGCCTACGAGCTCGTCAACCCCGACCCGGAGCGGGCGCACGCCGCCTACGAAGCCCTGCCCCTGGCCCAGTTCGTCGCCGAGATCCTGCGCCCGCTGGCGCGCGCCGGCCGCCTGCGCACCGACCTCTCCCTCGACCGCATGGCCAACTCCATCGCCGACGCCTTCCTGCTCGCCGTGCTGCGCTGGGCCGGGCACACCCCCGACCGCAGCCTCGCCGGCGAGCTGCAGAAGTTCCTGACCATCGTCCTCGAGGGCGTGCTCGCCCGTCCGTGA
- a CDS encoding ubiquitin-like small modifier protein 1, whose product MRVNLYATFRDVAGVKHLELDGATVGEVLEKLLTLHPEMQGELFEAPGVLSERVSVFVNGRDVRYLQGLATPVGPEDVLDLFPPVAGGALGFSGPDRAGVWRAELGGVSPWLLADYLRRWGAVEADDGWRVDGAWVRFRALPPRVVGGLRTSRLEVEVGGAEARRWAERISVGAMRGGG is encoded by the coding sequence GTGCGGGTTAACCTCTACGCCACCTTCCGCGACGTGGCCGGGGTGAAGCACCTGGAGCTGGACGGGGCCACCGTCGGCGAGGTGCTCGAGAAGCTGCTCACGCTGCACCCCGAGATGCAGGGCGAGCTCTTCGAGGCCCCGGGGGTGCTCTCGGAGCGGGTCTCGGTCTTCGTGAACGGCCGCGACGTGCGCTACCTCCAGGGCCTGGCCACGCCGGTGGGTCCGGAGGACGTGCTCGACCTCTTCCCGCCGGTGGCCGGCGGGGCGCTCGGCTTCTCGGGGCCCGACCGCGCGGGGGTCTGGCGCGCCGAGCTGGGCGGCGTCTCGCCCTGGCTGCTGGCGGACTACCTGCGCCGTTGGGGGGCGGTCGAGGCGGACGACGGCTGGCGCGTGGACGGGGCCTGGGTGCGTTTTCGCGCGCTGCCCCCGCGGGTGGTGGGCGGGCTGCGCACCAGCCGGCTCGAGGTCGAGGTCGGCGGCGCGGAGGCGCGCCGCTGGGCGGAGCGCATCAGCGTCGGCGCGATGCGCGGCGGGGGTTAG
- a CDS encoding DUF4388 domain-containing protein: MEGNLSTMPLVDLLELLHAGRKSGVLRIEGRPPLVLRLQAGEVVGGGILDWEGLEAIAAFDLHAPEGAFHFEPGLQSGKVIRPMQALLGEWARLNDECRRFLEVIDSPSRVYEGLGGEPPYDVFVGGRSVRGAAKAWGVPLIIAMERVWTGLRSGDLTPLGRYAWYGLRIRHPQARRKPPEDGDLSQLMDGRANLGDLVAAGVEPNRLRRYLIEGIAAGDLLFPGRGWLLRDLTWELEHTPAPPS; this comes from the coding sequence GTGGAAGGCAACCTGAGCACGATGCCGCTGGTGGACCTGCTCGAGCTGCTGCACGCGGGCCGCAAGTCCGGCGTGCTGCGGATCGAGGGCCGCCCTCCGCTCGTGCTGCGCCTGCAGGCCGGGGAGGTGGTGGGCGGCGGCATCCTCGACTGGGAAGGGCTCGAGGCCATCGCCGCCTTCGACCTGCACGCCCCCGAAGGGGCCTTCCACTTCGAACCGGGGCTGCAGTCGGGCAAGGTGATCCGGCCCATGCAGGCGCTCCTGGGCGAGTGGGCGCGCCTCAACGACGAATGCCGCCGCTTCCTCGAGGTCATCGACTCCCCCTCGCGCGTCTACGAGGGGCTGGGCGGCGAACCCCCCTACGACGTCTTCGTGGGCGGGCGCAGCGTCCGCGGCGCCGCCAAGGCCTGGGGCGTCCCGTTGATCATCGCCATGGAACGCGTCTGGACGGGGCTTCGCAGCGGCGACCTCACCCCGCTCGGGCGGTACGCCTGGTACGGCCTGCGCATCCGCCACCCCCAGGCGCGCAGGAAGCCGCCCGAGGACGGCGACCTGAGCCAGCTGATGGACGGCCGCGCCAACCTGGGCGACCTGGTCGCCGCGGGCGTGGAGCCGAACCGGCTGCGGCGTTACCTGATCGAAGGCATCGCCGCCGGCGACCTGCTCTTCCCCGGCCGCGGCTGGCTGTTGCGGGACCTGACCTGGGAACTCGAGCACACCCCGGCTCCACCTTCGTGA
- a CDS encoding GNAT family N-acetyltransferase, which produces MGEPAGAQDRTPPQTAELCICCDAETLERHPFHPELDVFRPPERQHEALVKLVRSGEGCVSAAFAEGVTVAYVALQKPERFERWSCDPTCRIWELGAVEVAPAWRGRGLARKLLERTFATGFFDDKVVIAQLLSWHYDTERTGVSPFTYREALIRLYRKVGFRVWRTDDPEIAGRIENALMARIGPQAPPETVERFHQLRLKGTAPWDFPF; this is translated from the coding sequence GTGGGCGAGCCCGCGGGCGCGCAGGACCGGACGCCGCCGCAGACCGCCGAGCTGTGCATCTGCTGCGACGCCGAGACGCTCGAACGCCACCCCTTCCATCCCGAACTCGACGTCTTCCGCCCGCCCGAGCGCCAGCACGAGGCCCTGGTCAAGCTCGTTCGCTCGGGGGAGGGGTGCGTGAGCGCGGCCTTCGCGGAAGGGGTGACGGTCGCCTACGTCGCCCTGCAGAAGCCCGAACGCTTCGAGCGCTGGAGCTGCGACCCGACCTGCCGCATCTGGGAGCTGGGCGCCGTCGAGGTGGCTCCGGCGTGGCGCGGGCGGGGCCTCGCCCGGAAGCTGCTGGAACGGACCTTTGCGACGGGCTTCTTCGACGATAAGGTCGTGATCGCCCAGCTGCTCTCCTGGCATTACGACACCGAGCGCACCGGCGTGAGCCCCTTCACCTACCGCGAAGCCCTGATCCGGCTCTACCGCAAGGTGGGCTTCCGGGTCTGGCGCACCGACGACCCCGAGATCGCAGGCCGCATCGAGAACGCGCTCATGGCGCGCATCGGGCCCCAGGCGCCTCCCGAGACCGTCGAGCGCTTCCACCAGCTGCGCCTCAAGGGCACCGCCCCCTGGGACTTCCCCTTCTAG
- a CDS encoding methylated-DNA--[protein]-cysteine S-methyltransferase: MNRSWAFLETPIGLLRVEASAAGLTRVHLAGAPQDEAEGAGWAHVTRFLDFAERYFAGEPVAYAGALDLSGATPRQAALWRYVQTIPYGRTQSYAQVGRALGLHPRAVGAGMRAVPWLLAVPAHRVIHADGRVGGFAGMEGVKAWLLAFEGVNPASGTC; this comes from the coding sequence GTGAACCGCTCCTGGGCCTTCCTGGAAACCCCGATCGGTCTGCTGCGCGTGGAGGCCAGCGCCGCAGGCCTGACGCGCGTGCACCTGGCGGGGGCGCCCCAGGACGAGGCGGAAGGCGCCGGCTGGGCGCACGTGACGCGCTTTTTGGACTTCGCCGAGCGCTACTTCGCGGGCGAACCCGTCGCCTACGCCGGCGCCCTCGACCTGAGCGGGGCCACGCCCCGGCAGGCGGCGCTGTGGCGCTACGTGCAAACCATCCCCTACGGCCGCACCCAAAGCTACGCCCAGGTGGGGCGGGCGCTGGGGCTGCACCCCCGGGCCGTCGGGGCGGGGATGCGCGCCGTCCCCTGGTTGCTGGCCGTGCCCGCCCACCGCGTGATCCACGCGGACGGGCGCGTGGGGGGCTTCGCGGGCATGGAGGGCGTCAAGGCCTGGCTGCTCGCGTTCGAAGGCGTCAACCCGGCGTCAGGTACTTGCTGA
- the rpoZ gene encoding DNA-directed RNA polymerase subunit omega — MAEPGIDKLLALTDNKYKLTVVIAKRAQQLLRFNFKNTVLAPPEWPKMRTIEGELPDPNPVTWAMRELQSGRLVIGENLIPEDKLSRVMEEVYPTEPELE, encoded by the coding sequence GTGGCGGAACCTGGAATCGACAAACTGCTGGCCCTTACCGACAACAAGTACAAGCTCACGGTGGTCATCGCCAAGCGCGCGCAGCAGCTGTTGCGCTTCAACTTCAAGAACACCGTCCTCGCGCCCCCCGAATGGCCCAAGATGCGGACCATCGAAGGGGAGCTGCCCGACCCCAACCCGGTCACCTGGGCCATGCGCGAGCTGCAATCGGGCCGGCTGGTGATCGGGGAGAACCTCATCCCCGAGGACAAGCTGAGCCGCGTCATGGAAGAGGTCTACCCCACCGAGCCGGAGCTGGAGTAG
- a CDS encoding acetoin utilization protein AcuC produces MVPVVYRPEYLTYDFGPQHPFSPQRLAMLVELLEELDPAWGPVAAVQARREDVLTVHAERFVRRVEAASQGAPPDDLDEYGLGTSDTPVFPGMDAAARWLVGGTLTGARLVSGGTARRVLQLGGGLHHAQFDRASGFCVYNDLAVAIHHFLEAGMRVLYVDVDVHHGDGVQWIFYKDPRVLTLSLHESGRYLFPGTGGVFELGQGGGTGYSWNLPLEPYTGDACYLEGFERVFEKALAWFLPDVILVQAGADAHFLDPLADLMLTTRAYERIFTRILEGAEQYTEGRVLFTLGGGYSFDAAVRVWALLYFLLKEQRLPERLPEGWRSRWGQRLGQTLGAELHDTHGPPLVPRRPEIERYNRSNVDRLLDVVSKYLTPG; encoded by the coding sequence ATGGTCCCGGTAGTCTACAGGCCCGAGTACCTGACCTACGACTTCGGGCCGCAACACCCCTTCAGCCCCCAGCGGCTCGCCATGCTGGTCGAGCTGCTCGAGGAGCTCGACCCCGCCTGGGGTCCGGTCGCGGCCGTCCAGGCGCGGCGCGAGGACGTGCTCACGGTCCACGCCGAACGGTTCGTGCGCCGGGTGGAGGCGGCGAGCCAGGGAGCCCCCCCCGACGACCTGGACGAGTACGGTCTGGGGACGAGCGACACGCCGGTCTTCCCCGGCATGGACGCCGCGGCGCGCTGGCTGGTGGGGGGGACGCTCACCGGGGCGCGGCTGGTGAGCGGCGGGACCGCCCGCAGGGTGCTGCAGCTGGGCGGAGGGCTGCACCACGCCCAGTTCGACCGCGCCTCCGGCTTTTGCGTCTACAACGACCTCGCCGTGGCGATCCACCACTTCCTGGAGGCGGGGATGCGGGTGCTTTACGTCGACGTCGACGTCCACCACGGCGACGGGGTGCAGTGGATCTTCTACAAGGATCCGCGGGTGCTCACCCTCTCCCTGCACGAATCGGGCCGTTACCTGTTCCCGGGAACGGGCGGCGTTTTCGAGCTGGGTCAGGGCGGCGGCACCGGGTACAGCTGGAACCTGCCGCTCGAGCCCTACACCGGCGACGCCTGCTACCTCGAGGGCTTCGAGCGGGTCTTCGAGAAGGCGCTGGCCTGGTTCCTGCCCGACGTGATCCTGGTCCAGGCCGGAGCCGACGCCCACTTCCTCGATCCGCTGGCCGACCTGATGCTGACCACCCGGGCCTACGAGCGGATCTTCACCCGCATCCTCGAAGGGGCGGAGCAGTACACCGAAGGCCGGGTGCTCTTCACCCTCGGCGGGGGGTATTCCTTCGACGCCGCGGTGCGGGTCTGGGCGCTGCTCTACTTCCTGCTCAAGGAGCAGCGGCTCCCCGAGCGCCTGCCCGAAGGCTGGCGCAGCCGCTGGGGCCAGCGCCTGGGGCAGACGCTCGGCGCCGAGCTGCACGACACCCACGGACCGCCGCTGGTGCCGCGCCGCCCCGAGATCGAGCGCTACAACCGCAGCAACGTCGACCGGCTGCTCGACGTGGTCAGCAAGTACCTGACGCCGGGTTGA
- the argR gene encoding arginine repressor yields the protein MPNKEKRHKKIQEIVSKEEISTQAELVARLQKEGFNVTQATVSRDINELRLVRIPLGKGKHKYALAPIQLEEDVAREIEGRFREFVKDIDRGENVLVIRTEDGHATGIALLIDKLHRDDIVGTLAGEDTILVVARTSDDAEKLVDDFAAFLA from the coding sequence ATGCCCAATAAGGAGAAACGGCACAAGAAGATCCAAGAAATCGTATCCAAGGAGGAGATCTCCACCCAGGCCGAACTGGTCGCGCGGCTGCAGAAGGAAGGCTTCAACGTCACCCAGGCCACGGTCTCGCGCGACATCAACGAGCTGCGGCTCGTGCGCATCCCCTTGGGGAAGGGCAAGCACAAGTACGCGCTGGCCCCGATCCAGCTCGAGGAGGACGTGGCCCGCGAGATCGAGGGTCGCTTCCGCGAGTTCGTGAAGGACATCGACCGCGGCGAGAACGTGCTCGTGATCCGCACCGAAGACGGCCACGCCACCGGCATCGCGCTCCTGATCGACAAGCTGCACCGTGACGACATCGTGGGCACCCTCGCGGGCGAGGACACCATCCTGGTCGTCGCGCGCACCTCGGACGACGCCGAAAAGCTCGTGGACGACTTCGCGGCCTTCCTCGCGTGA
- the coaBC gene encoding bifunctional phosphopantothenoylcysteine decarboxylase/phosphopantothenate--cysteine ligase CoaBC, giving the protein MSRSTSGRVVVAAGGGVAAMKTPFLLRRLREAGFEVRALASDRALAFTTETALAVAAGGPVATEARWFAAEGDALHLDLARWADLLVVAPATAAGLARAAAGLAEDLTTATILGGARKVLWAPAMNPEMWQHPATQANVERLRAWGHAFVGPEHGALAAVGEGEGLGRMSEPETIVEHVRYHLTPKDLEGYTVLVTAGPTREYFDPVRFISNPSSGKMGYAVAEAARDRGARVILVSGPTALPAPWGVEVVHVERAEEMHAAVLERFPETDAVVMAAAVADWRPARTASEKTPKQEGKNVVELAPTPDILAELGRRKAPGQVLVGFAMETRAGRERARAKLERKNLDLIALNFPTRAGSAFGGDHNEVELLFPDGRVEATGRVRKRAVAERVLDHVRELLIAKEAERDAQ; this is encoded by the coding sequence GTGAGCCGCAGCACGTCGGGACGGGTCGTGGTCGCCGCCGGAGGGGGCGTGGCGGCGATGAAGACGCCGTTCCTGCTGCGCCGGCTGCGCGAGGCGGGGTTCGAGGTGCGCGCGCTCGCCAGCGACCGCGCCCTTGCCTTCACCACCGAGACCGCCCTGGCGGTGGCCGCGGGCGGCCCGGTGGCCACCGAGGCGCGCTGGTTCGCCGCCGAGGGCGACGCGCTCCACCTCGACCTGGCGCGCTGGGCCGACCTGCTCGTCGTCGCCCCCGCCACGGCGGCGGGGCTGGCGCGGGCGGCCGCGGGCCTGGCCGAGGACCTGACGACGGCCACGATCCTGGGCGGCGCGCGCAAGGTGCTCTGGGCGCCGGCGATGAACCCCGAGATGTGGCAGCACCCCGCCACCCAGGCCAACGTCGAACGCCTGCGCGCCTGGGGGCACGCCTTCGTGGGTCCCGAACACGGCGCGCTGGCCGCGGTCGGCGAGGGGGAAGGTCTGGGCCGCATGAGCGAGCCCGAAACCATCGTCGAACACGTGCGCTACCACCTCACCCCCAAGGACCTCGAGGGCTACACCGTGCTGGTGACGGCGGGCCCCACCCGCGAGTACTTCGATCCGGTGCGCTTCATCTCGAACCCCTCCTCCGGCAAGATGGGCTACGCCGTCGCCGAGGCCGCACGCGACCGCGGCGCCCGCGTGATCTTGGTCAGCGGCCCCACGGCGCTGCCCGCGCCCTGGGGGGTCGAGGTCGTGCACGTCGAGCGCGCCGAGGAGATGCATGCGGCGGTGCTCGAGCGCTTTCCCGAAACCGACGCGGTGGTCATGGCCGCGGCGGTCGCCGACTGGCGGCCCGCTCGCACCGCCAGCGAGAAGACCCCGAAGCAGGAGGGGAAGAACGTGGTCGAGCTGGCGCCCACCCCCGACATCCTCGCCGAGCTGGGGCGGCGCAAGGCGCCGGGGCAGGTCCTCGTCGGCTTCGCCATGGAAACCCGCGCCGGGCGGGAGCGCGCCCGCGCCAAGCTGGAACGCAAGAACCTGGACCTGATCGCCCTCAACTTCCCCACCCGGGCCGGCAGCGCCTTCGGTGGGGACCACAACGAGGTCGAGCTGCTCTTCCCGGACGGCCGCGTCGAGGCGACCGGACGCGTGCGCAAACGCGCCGTCGCCGAGCGCGTCCTCGACCACGTTCGCGAGCTGCTGATCGCAAAGGAGGCCGAACGCGATGCCCAATAA
- the glyA gene encoding serine hydroxymethyltransferase, with product MSPRDETVFQLIELEARRQAEGLELIASENFTSAQVREAVGSVLTNKYAEGYPGRRYYGGCEVVDRVETLALERARELFGAAWANVQPHSGSQANMAVYFTLMEPGEVLLGMDLAAGGHLTHGSRVNFSGKLYKVVSYGVDPETERIDYDEVERLAREHRPRVIVAGASAYPRTIDFERFRAIADAVDAYLVVDMAHFAGLVAAGVHPNPVPYADVVTSTTHKTLRGPRGGLILSRDPKLGKKIDKTIFPGIQGGPLEHVIAGKAVAFFEAMQPGFKAYARTVVENARALAGHLADRGYRIVSGGTDNHLFLVDLRPAGLTGAEAEDRLGRAGITVNKNGIPFDPQPPRVTSGIRVGTAAITTRGFEPGEMAQVAEFMDAALRETRPAEELREGVRAFALAHPMP from the coding sequence ATGAGCCCCCGAGACGAAACCGTGTTCCAGCTCATCGAGCTCGAGGCGCGCCGCCAGGCGGAAGGCCTCGAGCTCATCGCCAGCGAGAACTTCACCAGCGCCCAGGTGCGCGAGGCCGTGGGCAGCGTCCTCACCAACAAGTACGCCGAGGGTTACCCCGGCCGTCGCTACTACGGCGGCTGCGAGGTGGTCGACCGCGTCGAGACCCTGGCCCTCGAGCGCGCCCGCGAACTCTTCGGCGCCGCGTGGGCCAACGTGCAGCCGCACTCGGGCTCGCAGGCCAACATGGCCGTCTACTTCACGCTGATGGAGCCGGGCGAGGTCCTGCTGGGCATGGACCTGGCCGCGGGCGGGCACCTCACCCACGGCTCGCGGGTCAACTTCTCGGGCAAGCTCTATAAGGTGGTCAGCTACGGGGTGGACCCCGAAACCGAGCGCATCGACTACGACGAGGTCGAACGCCTGGCGCGCGAGCACCGGCCGCGCGTCATCGTCGCCGGGGCCAGCGCCTACCCCCGCACGATCGACTTCGAACGCTTCCGCGCCATCGCCGACGCGGTGGACGCCTACCTGGTCGTCGACATGGCCCACTTCGCCGGGCTGGTGGCCGCGGGCGTGCACCCCAACCCGGTTCCCTACGCCGACGTGGTGACGAGCACCACCCACAAGACGCTGCGCGGCCCCCGCGGCGGCCTCATCCTCTCGCGCGACCCCAAGCTGGGCAAGAAGATCGACAAGACCATCTTCCCGGGCATCCAGGGCGGGCCGCTCGAGCACGTGATCGCCGGCAAGGCCGTGGCCTTCTTCGAGGCCATGCAGCCCGGGTTCAAGGCCTACGCCCGCACCGTCGTCGAAAACGCCCGGGCGCTCGCGGGGCACCTGGCGGACCGCGGCTACCGCATCGTCTCCGGCGGCACCGACAACCACCTTTTCCTGGTGGACCTGCGTCCGGCCGGCCTGACCGGCGCCGAGGCCGAGGACCGCCTGGGCCGCGCCGGCATCACCGTCAACAAGAACGGCATCCCCTTCGACCCCCAGCCGCCGCGCGTCACCAGCGGCATCCGCGTGGGCACCGCGGCGATCACCACCCGCGGCTTCGAGCCCGGCGAGATGGCGCAGGTGGCCGAGTTCATGGACGCGGCGCTGCGCGAGACCCGGCCCGCGGAAGAGCTGCGCGAAGGGGTGCGCGCCTTCGCCCTGGCGCACCCGATGCCGTAG
- a CDS encoding MarC family protein encodes MTLLAAKALLTLFVVMDPVGLAPVFVALAGGRPTADQVRMARRAVRVAGGVLLAFALFGPALLEYLGISLDAFRVAGGLLLLKIAVDMVFAHRERETDEEKAEASLREDISVFPLAIPLLAGPGAMTSVMILTAESRDVPGGFFIVLGAVVVVLLLAYAALVLASRLARLLGRTGVNVVTRVLGVLLSALAVQYIADGVLDFLALAVG; translated from the coding sequence GTGACCCTGCTCGCGGCCAAGGCGCTGCTGACCCTCTTCGTCGTCATGGACCCGGTGGGGCTGGCGCCGGTCTTCGTCGCGCTCGCCGGCGGACGCCCCACCGCGGACCAGGTGCGCATGGCCCGGCGCGCCGTTCGGGTGGCCGGCGGGGTGCTGCTGGCCTTCGCCCTCTTCGGGCCGGCGCTGCTCGAATACCTGGGGATCAGCCTCGACGCCTTCCGGGTCGCGGGCGGCCTGCTGCTCCTGAAGATCGCCGTGGACATGGTCTTCGCCCACCGCGAACGCGAAACCGACGAGGAAAAGGCCGAGGCCAGCCTGCGCGAGGACATCAGCGTCTTTCCGCTGGCCATCCCGCTGCTCGCGGGCCCCGGCGCCATGACCAGCGTGATGATCCTCACCGCGGAATCGCGCGACGTCCCCGGAGGTTTCTTCATCGTCCTGGGGGCGGTGGTGGTCGTGCTGCTGCTCGCCTACGCCGCGCTGGTGCTCGCCTCCCGCCTGGCGCGGCTGCTCGGGCGCACCGGCGTCAACGTCGTGACCCGGGTGCTGGGCGTCCTGCTGTCCGCCCTCGCTGTGCAGTACATCGCCGACGGCGTCCTCGACTTCCTGGCCCTGGCGGTAGGCTAA
- the thrB gene encoding homoserine kinase, with amino-acid sequence MERVYVPATLANLGSGFDALGVALALYLEAEAEPAESDRFHYSGEGYVPDTPDNLVHEAFRAAFARAGEAAPPVEIRLFNPIPLARGLGSSAAARVAGAALADRLLDGRLGREGVFAVATELEGHPDNVAPAVFGGFQLALAQPLTHVPLAQPDGLRFVVAVPGQPLATAQARAALPAQVPHADARYNLARAALWAAALAQGRLELLAEAARDRLHQPYRLELMPGAAEALEAARAAGALAAFVAGAGPSVAALTDAAASEVVRALADYAGPEGRLLTLSIGGGLTWKAT; translated from the coding sequence ATGGAGCGCGTCTACGTACCCGCCACGCTCGCCAACCTCGGCAGCGGCTTCGATGCGCTCGGGGTCGCGCTCGCGCTCTACCTGGAGGCCGAGGCCGAACCCGCGGAAAGCGACCGTTTCCACTACAGCGGCGAGGGCTACGTCCCCGACACCCCCGACAACCTGGTGCACGAGGCCTTTCGCGCGGCGTTCGCCCGCGCCGGGGAGGCCGCGCCGCCCGTCGAGATCCGTCTCTTCAACCCCATCCCCCTGGCACGCGGCCTCGGCTCGAGCGCCGCGGCGCGCGTCGCCGGGGCCGCGCTCGCCGACCGCCTGCTGGACGGCCGCCTTGGCAGGGAGGGCGTCTTCGCGGTCGCCACGGAGCTCGAAGGCCACCCCGACAACGTCGCGCCCGCGGTCTTCGGCGGCTTCCAGCTCGCCCTCGCCCAGCCGCTGACCCACGTCCCGCTCGCGCAGCCCGACGGGCTGCGCTTCGTCGTGGCCGTACCCGGCCAGCCGCTGGCCACCGCCCAGGCGCGGGCCGCGCTGCCGGCGCAGGTGCCCCACGCCGACGCCCGCTACAACCTGGCGCGCGCCGCGCTCTGGGCCGCGGCGCTGGCGCAGGGCCGGCTCGAGCTGCTCGCCGAGGCGGCCCGCGACCGCCTGCACCAGCCCTACCGCCTCGAGCTGATGCCGGGGGCGGCCGAAGCGCTGGAGGCCGCGCGCGCCGCGGGCGCGCTCGCCGCCTTCGTGGCGGGCGCCGGGCCCAGCGTGGCGGCGCTGACCGACGCGGCCGCGTCCGAGGTCGTTCGCGCGCTCGCGGACTACGCCGGACCCGAGGGACGGCTGTTGACCCTTAGCATAGGAGGGGGGTTGACGTGGAAGGCAACCTGA